A region of Clostridium acetobutylicum ATCC 824 DNA encodes the following proteins:
- a CDS encoding sulfite oxidase heme-binding subunit YedZ, translated as MELVCCIAVTTLVMLFLNSTIIRKRAIWYFISLAASFATVFFEIFKILYKVHIGGVLAVFEKVCIKGFIAISLFLLVMFAGALNNKLAVTKKLVAIRAQMAIMASIFIFPHVCIYLYYVLKYTFPEVIDKGSIELFTAAYILAGIIAFIIMMPLFITSLKKVRRKMNGVKWKKLQRWAYLFYLLVYGHILFVMLNSQKIDITRFATYNILFGIYFILRVTKTRLSSVTKSVEPIA; from the coding sequence ATGGAATTAGTTTGCTGTATTGCGGTTACAACTCTTGTAATGTTATTTTTAAATTCAACTATTATAAGGAAAAGAGCAATTTGGTATTTTATTTCCTTAGCAGCTTCCTTTGCCACAGTATTTTTTGAAATTTTCAAAATTTTGTATAAAGTTCATATTGGGGGAGTTTTAGCTGTATTTGAAAAAGTGTGTATAAAAGGATTTATAGCCATATCATTATTTCTACTTGTTATGTTTGCAGGAGCACTTAATAATAAGTTGGCAGTAACTAAAAAACTTGTTGCAATAAGGGCACAAATGGCTATTATGGCATCTATATTTATTTTTCCACATGTATGTATTTATTTATACTATGTACTAAAATATACTTTTCCAGAGGTAATAGATAAGGGCAGTATAGAATTATTCACAGCAGCATATATCTTAGCGGGAATTATAGCATTCATTATAATGATGCCTTTGTTTATTACATCACTAAAGAAAGTAAGAAGAAAAATGAATGGTGTTAAGTGGAAAAAGCTTCAAAGATGGGCATATCTTTTTTATTTATTAGTATATGGACATATATTATTTGTAATGCTTAACTCCCAAAAAATTGACATAACAAGATTTGCAACATATAATATCTTATTCGGCATATATTTCATACTTAGAGTAACAAAGACAAGACTAAGCAGTGTAACAAAGAGTGTAGAGCCAATTGCTTAG
- a CDS encoding MFS transporter, with product MKKLYMIFCLNFIEKYRGRFKIYFELVYSMYTMEMEMFKMTIKESFELNKFIIFIMALTCTVTVANLYYCQPLLGQIAKSFNVTEANAGFVVTLTQVGYALGMLFLVPLGDIKERKKLIIEMLLLVSVFLFAAFISRNYYVLLVTSFLIGFTTIVPQLIVPFAAHLSKPEERGQVIGNVLSGLLIGILLSRVFSGIIGDILGWRNVYLIASLLMVSFLFIIVFLFPKSKPTSKISYKKLIFSMWGLIKREKVLREASINGALMFGSFSIFWTALVFLLESKVYNMGSKEAGFFGLVGIVGALAAPVVGKVADKKTPRFAVGFAIIFSTIAYVCFWGMGYKIYGLVIGVILLDLGNQTGQVSNQARVQAISDQERSRINTVFMVSYFIGGSIGSFVAAVFWQKFGWSGVCAIGMFFQIIAVIFHYFIYGTKFSIRNKYGQVR from the coding sequence GTGAAAAAGTTGTATATGATTTTTTGCTTGAATTTTATAGAAAAATATAGAGGGAGATTTAAGATTTATTTTGAATTAGTGTATAGTATGTATACAATGGAGATGGAGATGTTTAAAATGACTATTAAAGAATCTTTTGAGCTTAATAAGTTCATTATATTCATTATGGCATTAACGTGTACGGTTACTGTTGCTAATTTGTATTATTGTCAGCCTCTTTTAGGACAAATAGCTAAAAGCTTTAATGTTACAGAGGCTAATGCTGGATTTGTTGTTACGTTAACTCAAGTAGGATATGCTCTTGGAATGCTTTTTCTTGTACCGCTTGGAGATATAAAAGAAAGAAAAAAGCTTATAATAGAGATGCTTTTATTGGTTTCAGTATTCCTTTTTGCTGCTTTTATTTCTAGAAATTATTATGTTTTATTAGTTACATCATTTTTAATAGGATTTACAACTATAGTGCCACAGCTTATTGTACCGTTTGCGGCACATCTATCAAAACCCGAAGAACGTGGACAAGTAATAGGTAATGTTCTGAGCGGACTATTAATAGGTATACTTTTATCTAGAGTTTTTAGTGGAATAATAGGTGATATCTTAGGTTGGAGAAATGTATATTTGATAGCCTCGTTACTAATGGTTTCTTTTTTATTTATAATTGTGTTCTTGTTTCCTAAGAGTAAACCTACATCTAAGATAAGCTATAAAAAATTAATATTTTCTATGTGGGGATTGATAAAAAGAGAAAAAGTTCTTAGAGAAGCTTCTATTAATGGAGCGCTTATGTTTGGATCGTTTAGTATATTTTGGACTGCGCTTGTATTTTTATTGGAATCTAAAGTATATAATATGGGATCCAAAGAAGCTGGTTTCTTTGGATTAGTTGGTATTGTGGGTGCTTTGGCTGCACCTGTAGTTGGGAAAGTTGCAGATAAAAAAACACCAAGATTTGCAGTTGGATTTGCTATAATCTTTTCTACAATAGCTTATGTTTGTTTTTGGGGCATGGGATATAAAATATATGGACTTGTAATTGGAGTTATTTTGCTTGATTTAGGAAATCAAACCGGACAAGTTTCAAATCAAGCAAGAGTTCAAGCTATAAGTGATCAAGAGAGAAGTCGTATAAATACTGTATTTATGGTTTCATATTTTATTGGAGGTTCAATTGGATCATTTGTTGCAGCTGTATTTTGGCAAAAGTTTGGATGGAGTGGTGTGTGTGCTATTGGTATGTTTTTTCAAATAATTGCAGTTATATTTCATTATTTTATATACGGAACTAAATTTAGCATTAGAAATAAGTATGGACAGGTAAGGTGA
- a CDS encoding M48 family metallopeptidase — translation MRKKISVLFLLCISVMIFFIKLRSAPIFDCYHVMLSNEAIRVRYYKINMILEIIYTFMGILIPLLIIFSRIHVSLEEFAYKVKKVWLPGICIYSFLFVIVYHIFYLPLDIYSGFINEHIFSVSNQSFGKWVWNWSLNVLTSAVFLAVILWIPYKIAKRSAKRWWIYTWIIFIPVIIFSYIISPIVIDPMYNKFEPLKDKRLESKIQNLAHRAGVYNCQLYQVNKSADTKQINAYMTGVGNTKRIVIWDTAIKNLSEDELEFVVAHEIGHYVLNHTIINCFGTIGGLFIMLYIIHKAVPHTVKKYGKMLKIESIINIRSFPLVILVITICTCVSEPLYNAVSRTMEYNADTFAVELTHNNEAGVNMFKKLSVKNLSVMKPDRWYEIWKYTHPSLQERIDFVKSYKPWEQNKPLKYGRYIKNN, via the coding sequence ATGAGAAAAAAGATTAGTGTTTTGTTTTTACTTTGCATTTCAGTAATGATTTTTTTTATAAAATTAAGAAGTGCACCTATATTTGACTGTTACCATGTAATGCTAAGTAATGAAGCTATAAGAGTTAGGTACTACAAAATTAATATGATTCTTGAAATAATATACACTTTTATGGGAATACTAATTCCTTTGCTTATTATTTTCTCAAGAATACATGTAAGCCTTGAAGAGTTTGCTTATAAAGTTAAAAAAGTGTGGCTCCCAGGGATTTGTATATATTCTTTTTTATTTGTTATAGTGTACCATATCTTTTATCTTCCACTTGATATTTACTCAGGATTTATAAATGAGCATATTTTTTCAGTTTCAAATCAAAGTTTTGGAAAATGGGTGTGGAATTGGTCTCTTAATGTGCTAACATCAGCTGTTTTTTTGGCAGTTATTTTGTGGATTCCATATAAAATAGCTAAGAGATCAGCTAAAAGATGGTGGATATATACTTGGATTATTTTTATTCCTGTTATTATATTTTCATACATAATTTCTCCTATAGTAATAGATCCAATGTATAATAAATTTGAACCATTAAAGGATAAAAGGCTTGAAAGTAAAATACAAAATCTTGCACACAGGGCAGGAGTATATAATTGTCAACTATATCAGGTTAATAAAAGCGCAGATACAAAACAAATAAATGCCTATATGACGGGGGTTGGAAATACAAAAAGAATTGTTATATGGGATACGGCTATAAAAAATTTATCTGAGGATGAACTTGAATTTGTTGTTGCACATGAAATTGGACACTATGTTTTAAATCATACAATAATAAATTGTTTTGGAACAATAGGTGGATTATTTATAATGCTTTATATTATACATAAGGCGGTTCCGCATACTGTAAAAAAATACGGCAAGATGCTTAAAATAGAGAGCATTATAAATATAAGGTCTTTTCCTCTTGTTATACTAGTTATAACTATTTGCACTTGTGTTTCTGAGCCGCTTTATAATGCTGTGAGTAGAACTATGGAGTACAATGCTGATACCTTTGCAGTTGAGCTCACTCACAACAATGAAGCTGGAGTAAATATGTTTAAAAAATTATCAGTTAAAAATTTATCTGTAATGAAACCGGATAGATGGTATGAAATATGGAAATACACACATCCATCTTTGCAGGAAAGAATAGATTTTGTTAAGTCGTATAAACCCTGGGAACAAAATAAGCCTTTAAAGTATGGTAGATACATTAAAAATAATTAA
- a CDS encoding GH25 family lysozyme — translation MKGIDIYSGQGSVDFNAVKESGVEVVYIKATEGLTYTDSTYKDFYDGAKNAGLKIGFYHYLRANDPTSEAEHFFNTISGLSLDCKCAIDVEVTLGQSIDQISSNVRKFADYLINKGLDVCVYTYTNFYKDNLNSTVKDLPLWIAEYGVSKPNIDASYVGFQYSDSGSVNGISGSADLDEFSEGILVGGTVVIDPGQGGDDNIKAIQQDLNILLKRGLEVDGIEGPETEAAIKDFQSIMGLTVDGIWGTNTSGAAQQIFSRPLDGVAYPHYEYATRYIQYRVGASVDGTFGSGTKAKVAAWQSNQGLMADGVVGSATWSKLLDEN, via the coding sequence ATGAAAGGAATCGATATTTATTCAGGACAAGGAAGCGTAGATTTTAATGCAGTTAAAGAAAGTGGGGTAGAAGTTGTTTATATAAAAGCAACAGAGGGATTAACATATACGGATTCAACTTACAAGGATTTTTATGATGGAGCAAAAAATGCAGGACTTAAAATTGGTTTTTATCATTATTTAAGAGCAAATGACCCAACAAGTGAGGCAGAACATTTTTTTAATACAATTTCAGGACTTTCATTAGATTGTAAATGTGCTATAGATGTTGAAGTAACATTAGGTCAAAGTATCGACCAAATAAGTTCAAATGTTAGAAAATTTGCGGATTATTTGATAAATAAAGGATTGGATGTTTGTGTATATACCTATACTAACTTCTATAAAGATAATTTAAATAGTACGGTTAAAGATTTGCCTTTATGGATAGCTGAATATGGCGTAAGTAAGCCTAATATAGATGCTTCATATGTTGGATTTCAATATTCAGATAGCGGTTCTGTGAATGGTATAAGTGGTTCTGCTGATTTAGATGAATTTTCAGAGGGGATACTTGTTGGAGGTACAGTTGTTATAGATCCAGGACAGGGTGGAGATGATAATATAAAGGCTATTCAACAGGATCTTAATATCTTACTAAAAAGAGGGCTAGAAGTTGATGGAATAGAAGGACCAGAGACTGAGGCTGCTATAAAAGATTTTCAATCCATTATGGGACTTACAGTAGATGGAATTTGGGGAACAAATACTTCAGGGGCTGCACAGCAAATTTTTTCAAGACCTCTAGATGGAGTTGCATATCCTCATTATGAATATGCAACAAGATATATTCAATATAGAGTTGGAGCAAGTGTAGATGGTACCTTTGGTAGCGGAACAAAAGCAAAAGTTGCAGCTTGGCAGTCAAATCAGGGACTTATGGCTGATGGTGTTGTTGGATCGGCTACTTGGTCAAAGCTATTAGATGAAAATTAA
- a CDS encoding Ig-like domain-containing protein, which translates to MISDLESLGIDFKDEGENYVPKKDYSGNLVAKYVFDSNGISTDNITLKDLSGHGYDGTMSGVSIKDDSELGKCAYFNGSASVNFNNQIIPKGNKTIIITFKKDSGTQSNGQYEFLIEQGSGQGESITSWSIRFDSYKTACLNNLYFCNDDSKINMLNSHPAVFNVCDGKKHTAIFNYYDNKTNNTYCDSLKAHVCSFDFNGGEYRTADNSIIGQKYVGYIKSIEIYDDVVEFNSISTGTSLNKNIDQLIIGQTDNLVATIMPEDVTDKSVIWSSSDPSIVAVDENGKITALKVGEVSITVTTNDGSNLSQTCMVAVIDTTIPDKACLNISMTNGQVKQYYVGMDLVNKFISWYKLRSAGSEEPFYEFDITQLSEPGILRHDYVVFNKISSFTVDDYVK; encoded by the coding sequence ATGATAAGTGATTTAGAAAGTTTGGGAATTGATTTTAAAGATGAGGGGGAAAATTATGTACCTAAAAAAGATTATTCAGGAAATTTAGTAGCTAAGTATGTTTTTGATTCAAATGGTATATCAACTGATAATATTACACTTAAAGATTTAAGTGGACATGGTTATGATGGTACTATGTCAGGTGTTAGTATAAAAGATGACTCTGAATTGGGTAAATGTGCATATTTTAATGGTAGTGCTAGTGTTAATTTTAACAATCAAATTATACCAAAAGGTAACAAAACAATAATTATAACCTTTAAAAAAGATTCTGGAACTCAAAGTAATGGACAGTATGAGTTTCTTATAGAACAAGGAAGTGGACAAGGTGAATCAATTACTTCATGGTCTATAAGGTTTGATTCATATAAGACTGCTTGTTTAAACAATTTATATTTTTGTAATGATGATAGTAAGATTAATATGTTAAATTCTCATCCAGCTGTTTTTAACGTTTGTGATGGTAAAAAGCATACTGCGATATTTAATTATTATGATAACAAAACCAATAACACTTATTGTGACAGTTTAAAAGCTCATGTATGTTCTTTTGATTTTAATGGTGGGGAGTATCGCACTGCAGATAATAGTATAATTGGCCAAAAGTATGTTGGGTATATAAAATCAATTGAAATATACGATGACGTAGTTGAATTCAATAGTATTAGTACAGGTACATCTTTAAATAAAAATATAGATCAATTAATAATAGGACAAACAGATAATTTAGTAGCAACAATTATGCCAGAGGATGTTACTGATAAATCAGTAATATGGTCATCAAGTGATCCATCTATAGTAGCAGTAGACGAAAATGGAAAAATAACAGCTTTAAAGGTAGGAGAAGTGAGTATAACAGTAACAACAAATGATGGTAGTAATTTAAGTCAAACTTGTATGGTTGCTGTTATTGATACAACCATTCCAGATAAGGCTTGCTTAAATATATCTATGACTAATGGTCAAGTTAAGCAGTATTACGTAGGTATGGATTTAGTAAATAAATTCATATCTTGGTATAAGCTTAGGTCAGCAGGAAGTGAGGAACCATTTTATGAATTCGATATAACTCAATTGTCAGAACCAGGTATTTTAAGACATGACTATGTAGTTTTCAATAAAATATCATCCTTTACGGTAGATGATTATGTTAAATAA
- a CDS encoding AIM24 family protein, producing MVKCNNLYGNKNVEIVESRGDIKVLEYKKDLSVDISSAAALYFASEMNIRKRQVLIELKDNAYTISAGAMQWMSGSVTMAADVKGIGDLFGKALSSKVTKESAIKPKYQGNGLLMLEPTYKHILLEEVSDWGEGIVLEDGLFLACESNLKQKVVARTNFSSAVMGKEGLFNLCLKGKGVAVLESPVPRDELIEFVLEKDEVRIDGNYAIAWSDTLDFRVEKSSKSLIGSAVSGEGLVNVYRGTGRILMAPVR from the coding sequence ATGGTAAAGTGCAACAATCTTTATGGGAATAAAAATGTGGAAATAGTGGAAAGTAGAGGAGATATAAAAGTCCTTGAATATAAGAAAGATTTGAGTGTAGATATTTCTAGCGCTGCTGCTTTATATTTTGCTTCTGAAATGAATATTAGAAAGAGACAAGTATTGATTGAATTAAAAGATAATGCATACACAATTAGTGCAGGAGCTATGCAGTGGATGTCGGGTTCCGTTACTATGGCAGCTGATGTTAAAGGTATTGGTGATTTGTTTGGAAAGGCCTTATCGTCCAAAGTAACAAAAGAATCAGCAATTAAACCTAAATATCAAGGAAATGGATTATTAATGTTGGAACCTACATATAAACACATTTTACTTGAAGAAGTTTCAGATTGGGGAGAGGGAATAGTACTAGAGGATGGACTTTTTCTAGCTTGTGAATCAAATCTTAAACAGAAAGTAGTAGCAAGAACTAATTTTTCTTCAGCAGTAATGGGTAAAGAAGGACTATTTAATTTGTGTCTTAAAGGTAAAGGAGTTGCAGTTCTTGAAAGCCCTGTGCCAAGAGATGAACTTATAGAATTTGTGCTTGAAAAAGATGAAGTCAGAATTGATGGTAACTACGCTATAGCATGGTCTGATACACTAGATTTTAGAGTCGAAAAATCAAGTAAAAGCTTAATTGGTTCTGCTGTTTCAGGAGAGGGATTAGTGAATGTATATAGAGGAACAGGAAGAATTCTTATGGCACCTGTAAGATAA
- a CDS encoding hemolysin XhlA family protein produces the protein MSEDYDAKLCQEWHKVIDEKLNLHNVRLNDHSDRIKKLERRSAAVDERVENLCEQLKNLVNTLKWGFGILVTITLFVLGYLMKIKN, from the coding sequence ATGAGTGAGGATTATGATGCGAAGTTATGCCAGGAATGGCACAAGGTTATTGACGAAAAACTTAATTTGCATAATGTAAGATTGAATGACCACAGTGATAGAATTAAAAAATTGGAGAGAAGGTCTGCGGCTGTAGACGAAAGGGTTGAAAACCTTTGTGAACAGCTGAAAAATTTAGTAAATACTCTTAAATGGGGTTTTGGTATATTAGTTACCATTACCCTTTTTGTTTTGGGATATTTAATGAAAATAAAAAATTAG
- a CDS encoding MarR family winged helix-turn-helix transcriptional regulator, with protein sequence MKNSNYEKQISELILETICKFDERDSKERNFGTDVNIHHSEIHMIKFIKENTDLHISAIARKLGITRGAVSQTIKRLQSKGLITKEVDEGNNSKIVVRLTGKGQTAYINHENYHKQYEIRIKNILENMGAGSEKVVYDFLLEFYRKI encoded by the coding sequence ATGAAAAATTCAAATTATGAAAAACAAATAAGTGAGCTAATATTAGAAACTATATGTAAATTTGATGAGAGGGATTCTAAGGAAAGAAATTTTGGTACTGATGTAAATATACATCATTCTGAAATTCATATGATTAAGTTTATAAAGGAAAATACAGATTTGCATATTTCAGCTATTGCTAGAAAACTAGGAATTACAAGAGGGGCAGTTTCTCAAACCATAAAGAGGCTTCAGAGTAAAGGTCTTATAACAAAGGAGGTAGACGAAGGTAACAATTCTAAGATTGTAGTAAGGTTGACGGGTAAGGGCCAGACGGCATATATTAATCACGAAAACTACCATAAGCAATATGAAATTAGAATTAAAAATATTTTAGAGAATATGGGGGCTGGAAGTGAAAAAGTTGTATATGATTTTTTGCTTGAATTTTATAGAAAAATATAG